A region of Procambarus clarkii isolate CNS0578487 unplaced genomic scaffold, FALCON_Pclarkii_2.0 HiC_scaffold_113, whole genome shotgun sequence DNA encodes the following proteins:
- the LOC138360496 gene encoding histone H2A-like gives MSGRGKGGKVKGKSKSRSSRAGLQFPVGRIHRLLRKGNYAERVGAGAPVYLAAVMEYLAAEVLELAGNAARDNKKTHIIPRHLQLAIRNDEELNKLLSGVTIAQGGVLPNIQAVLLPKKTEKK, from the coding sequence atgtcaggacgcggcaagggaggcaaagtgaagggcaagtcaaagtctcgctccagcagggccggacttcagttccccgtgggcagaattcaccgtctgctgcgtaaaggcaactacgccgaacgcgtcggtgctggcgctcctgtctacctggcagccgtcatggaatacctcgctgccgaagttctggagctcgccggtaacgccgcacgtgacaacaagaagacccatatcatcccacgtcacttgcagttggccatccgcaacgacgaagaactcaacaaacttctgtctggcgtaaccattgcacagggaggtgttcttccaaacattcaggcagttcttttgccaaagaagacagagaagaagtaa